The proteins below are encoded in one region of Chrysemys picta bellii isolate R12L10 chromosome 4, ASM1138683v2, whole genome shotgun sequence:
- the LOC135983082 gene encoding uncharacterized protein LOC135983082, which produces MQSSPAVMAVQSVNRKRAPAWTDREVLDLIAVWGDESVLSELRSKRRNAKIYEKISKDMAERGYSRDATQCRVKIKELRQGYQKTKEANGRSGSHPQTSRFYEALHSILGAAATTTPPVTVDSEDGILSTAGSSDMLGDGEDEEGDEEGEAVGSSHNADFPDSQDLFITLTEIPYEASPAVTPDTESGEGSATPSATVSQPSLESHSQRLARIRRRKKRTREDMFSELMACSQAQASQQTQWRENLTRMHQANMDREERWRQEDQQATQTLLGLLREQTDTLRRLVDVLQERRQEDRAPLQSISNRPPPPPSPIPTSPKVQRRRGGRVPAKSHSTPAESSSSRRLSFPKI; this is translated from the exons atgcagagctctccagcagtgatggccgtgcagtctgtgaatagaaagagagccccagcatggactgatcgtgaagtcttggatctcatcgctgtgtggggcgatgagtccgtgctttccgagctgcgatccaaaagaaggaatgcaaagatctacgagaagatctctaaagacatggcagagagaggatacagccgggatgcaacgcagtgccgcgtgaaaatcaaggagctgagacaaggctaccagaagaccaaagaggcaaacggacgctccggatcccatccccagacatcccgtttctacgaggcactgcattccatcctcggtgcggccgccaccactaccccaccagtgaccgtggactctgaggatgggatactgtccacggccggttcctcggacatgttaggggacggggaagatgaggaaggagatgaggagggcgaggcagtcggcagctctcacaacgctgatttccccgacagccaggatctcttcatcacccttacagagatcccctacgaagcgtccccagccgttaccccggacacagaatctggtgaaggatcagcca ccccgtctgcgactgtctcacaacctagcctggaatcacactcccagaggctagcgcggattaggcgtaggaagaagaggacacgggaggacatgttctctgagcttatggcctgttcccaagcccaggcatcacagcagacccagtggcgggagaacttgacccgaatgcaccaagccaacatggatcgggaggagaggtggcggcaggaagaccagcaggcgactcaaacgctgcttggactactgagggagcaaacggacacgctccggcgccttgtggatgttctgcaggaacggaggcaggaggacagagccccgctgcagtccatctctaaccgccctcccccgccaccaagtcccatacccacctcacccaaagtgcaaagaaggagaggcggcagagtccctgctaagtctcactccacccctgcagagagctctagtagcagaaggctctcatttcccaaaatttga